The following are encoded together in the Bactrocera neohumeralis isolate Rockhampton chromosome 6, APGP_CSIRO_Bneo_wtdbg2-racon-allhic-juicebox.fasta_v2, whole genome shotgun sequence genome:
- the LOC126763715 gene encoding cuticle protein 16.5-like has translation MFKYAVVLFALIACVAAKPGLLAAAPLAYAAPAAVVAAPAPVVTATSSQVIARNYNGIAAAPIVAAAPVAAPVVARYAAAAPLAAPLVAAHYAAAPLAAPVVSHYAAAPLAARYAAPQLLW, from the exons atgttcaaatac GCCGTTGTTCTCTTCGCCCTCATCGCCTGCGTCGCCGCCAAACCCGGTCTCCTTGCTGCCGCTCCTTTGGCTTACGCTGCTCCCGCCGCCGTCGTTGCTGCTCCAGCCCCAGTGGTGACCGCCACCAGCAGCCAAGTGATCGCTCGCAACTACAATGGCATCGCCGCTGCTCCAATTGTTGCCGCCGCTCCCGTGGCCGCCCCTGTGGTTGCTCGCTATGCCGCTGCTGCCCCTCTGGCCGCTCCATTGGTTGCTGCACACTATGCCGCCGCTCCTTTGGCTGCTCCCGTTGTTTCCCATTACGCTGCTGCGCCGTTGGCTGCCCGTTATGCTGCTCCCCAACTTTTGTGGTGA
- the LOC126763710 gene encoding uncharacterized protein LOC126763710 has product MQLRRIWLGIKALPRNGGNTISICSILKTLKMAKFIIVLCAFIACAAAKPQLLAPVAAPLAAAPVVAAVPAAYAAAPIAYANAHLDAAYASSSIDVRQNYGAAVVPAVYSAAVAPVAPVAPLKYTAAAPVLL; this is encoded by the exons ATGCAACTCCGCCGAATTTGGCTGGGTATAAAAGCGCTTCCACGCAACGGGGGTAACACAATCTCAATTTGCAGTATCCTCAAAACGCTCAAAATGGCCAAATTC ATCATTGTTCTGTGCGCCTTCATCGCCTGCGCCGCCGCCAAGCCACAGCTACTCGCTCCAGTCGCCGCGCCGTTGGCCGCCGCACCCGTCGTTGCCGCAGTGCCAGCCGCTTACGCAGCGGCTCCCATCGCCTACGCCAACGCGCACTTAGATGCGGCCTACGCCAGCAGCTCGATCGATGTGAGACAGAACTACGGCGCCGCTGTAGTGCCTGCCGTGTACTCCGCCGCAGTTGCGCCAGTTGCTCCTGTAGCGCCTTTGAAATACACCGCTGCCGCTCCAGTCCTGTTGTAG
- the LOC126763706 gene encoding cuticle protein 16.5-like, giving the protein MFKHVIVVLAVIACAAAKPGLLHAPLAAAPLALAAPAPIITATSSQVVARTHNGIAAAPIVAAAPVAAPLAAAPLAAPIAPISPLVRYAAAPLAAPIAPVARYAAAPLARYAAAPLAYTSPLAAPAPLAYAPSYAAPLHYAAAPALW; this is encoded by the exons ATGTTCAAGCAC GTCATTGTTGTCCTGGCCGTCATTGCCTGCGCTGCCGCCAAGCCCGGTCTATTGCACGCCCCATTGGCCGCCGCACCACTCGCCCTTGCCGCACCAGCACCGATCATCACGGCCACCAGCAGTCAGGTTGTTGCAAGAACCCACAATGGCATTGCCGCCGCACCGATTGTTGCCGCTGCCCCCGTAGCTGCACCTCTAGCGGCTGCGCCTTTGGCCGCTCCAATTGCACCGATTTCACCTTTGGTCCGCTACGCAGCCGCACCGCTCGCCGCACCCATTGCACCAGTAGCTCGCTACGCCGCCGCCCCACTCGCCCGCTATGCAGCTGCTCCGCTCGCGTACACATCGCCCCTGGCTGCGCCCGCTCCTCTGGCATACGCTCCCTCTTACGCGGCGCCTCTGCACTACGCAGCCGCACCAGCGCTATGGTAA